A stretch of Pirellulales bacterium DNA encodes these proteins:
- a CDS encoding helix-turn-helix transcriptional regulator, with amino-acid sequence MSARRPATGKKTPPPKLPCDAATWKRVAERLALSPQQKRIVELILCGKQDRDIAETLGLTVPTVRTYLTRVFARVGVTDRMDLVLQVFALAVEEAAVRK; translated from the coding sequence ATGTCCGCCCGCCGTCCTGCCACTGGCAAGAAAACGCCGCCCCCAAAACTCCCCTGTGACGCCGCCACCTGGAAGCGGGTGGCAGAGCGGCTCGCTCTTTCGCCGCAGCAGAAGCGGATCGTCGAGTTGATCCTCTGCGGCAAACAGGACCGCGATATCGCCGAGACCCTGGGGCTTACGGTTCCTACGGTGCGGACCTACCTGACGCGGGTCTTCGCGCGGGTCGGCGTCACCGACCGCATGGACCTCGTGCTCCAGGTTTTCGCACTGGCCGTAGAAGAGGCCGCGGTCCGCAAGTGA
- a CDS encoding helix-turn-helix domain-containing protein, whose translation MRSSKHNANHAQPPAKADGEGLPRWLTVEQIRKLQRMRRENVVEAMESGELPYERRGRIRYARLTDVLAWEERRLKPEAKPCSANIHSSLLDLA comes from the coding sequence ATGCGTAGCTCAAAGCACAACGCGAACCACGCTCAGCCGCCCGCGAAGGCGGACGGGGAAGGTTTGCCGCGTTGGCTCACGGTCGAGCAGATCCGCAAGTTGCAGCGGATGCGGCGCGAGAACGTGGTCGAGGCGATGGAGTCGGGAGAGTTGCCGTATGAGCGGCGGGGGCGGATTCGGTACGCAAGGCTCACCGACGTGCTCGCGTGGGAGGAGCGGCGGCTCAAGCCGGAGGCGAAGCCTTGCTCCGCAAACATTCACAGCTCACTGCTCGACCTGGCGTAA
- a CDS encoding ParA family protein, translating to MGEHDSILHDPLATTIVIGNQKGGVGKSTNACHLAAALGERGRMVLLIDLDPHAGATKHLGVPPASYAGTLELLCGEDDLASLAIREGMPDGVELVAARTELAELEKRVSKFVDTTRLLEQPLRDARKSYDYILLDTPPAARSIATIAAYSEAEWILLSAFPHHLSVEGLTEAFRDINDVRRYRNHKLEVLGILLSCVDRRVRRSREEVERLVASALPGRELDTSISQAAVLPESSAMGKTVFQRYECRGHLIVRQYRRLAAEVEHRVANRPQFLAGQLDPLAFRIPEHVRSLVRPAVDLLPALEVNAPAKLKVLN from the coding sequence ATGGGAGAGCACGACTCGATACTTCACGACCCGTTGGCGACCACCATCGTTATCGGCAACCAAAAAGGGGGCGTCGGCAAGAGCACCAACGCCTGTCACCTGGCGGCGGCGCTCGGGGAGCGGGGCCGGATGGTGCTGCTTATCGACCTCGACCCGCACGCGGGCGCCACCAAGCACCTGGGCGTCCCCCCGGCGAGCTACGCCGGAACGCTGGAACTGCTCTGCGGCGAAGACGACTTGGCGTCGCTCGCCATCCGTGAGGGGATGCCCGATGGGGTGGAGCTGGTCGCCGCACGCACCGAACTGGCGGAGCTCGAGAAACGGGTCTCCAAGTTCGTCGACACGACGCGGCTCTTGGAGCAGCCGCTGCGCGACGCCCGCAAGTCGTACGACTACATCCTGCTCGACACGCCCCCGGCGGCCCGCTCGATCGCCACCATCGCCGCGTACTCCGAGGCGGAGTGGATTCTGCTCTCGGCCTTCCCCCATCACCTGTCGGTCGAGGGGCTGACCGAGGCGTTCCGCGACATCAACGACGTGCGTCGCTACCGCAACCACAAGCTCGAAGTGCTCGGCATCCTGCTCTCGTGCGTCGACCGCCGGGTCCGTCGCAGCCGCGAGGAAGTCGAACGGCTCGTCGCTTCGGCGCTGCCGGGGAGGGAACTCGACACGTCGATCTCGCAGGCGGCCGTGTTGCCCGAGTCATCGGCGATGGGCAAGACCGTCTTCCAGCGTTACGAGTGTCGGGGGCACCTAATCGTGCGGCAGTATCGCCGCCTGGCTGCCGAGGTCGAGCACCGCGTCGCGAACCGCCCGCAGTTCCTGGCGGGCCAGCTCGACCCGCTCGCTTTCCGCATCCCAGAGCACGTCCGTTCGCTGGTGCGTCCTGCGGTTGACCTGCTGCCCGCTTTGGAGGTCAACGCCCCCGCCAAACTTAAAGTGCTGAACTAG
- a CDS encoding heavy metal translocating P-type ATPase — MPQKARLKIDFVLPDVPDSQDACVDRLRRLLDAKKGIDSSHVVESSEDTNGEFCIHYNPNVLSLAEVRDLSQQIGLELGQRFGHYHTELQPMHARRASAIESRLARVNGVLEAAVSVEGGVRVEFDRTIANESVIREALGNWSRSQPAIAGERFDEGHQEDHDHADHDHAHGGIFGQKTELFFAILCGLFLLIGWLLKTFTGVDEWIPVTTFIIAYFFGGYFTAKEAIEKIRSGKFEIDFLMLIAAAGAAALGAWAEGALLLFLFSIGHALEGYAMGRAKRAIEALSELAPRTARVRRNGQETEIAVEELQVEDIVIVKPDERIPADGFVIEGETSVDQAPITGESVPVDKQPVGDRDDAAADPESVAAEHRVFAGTINQAGAIEVQVTKTAAENTLARVVTMVSEAETRVSPTQKFTKRFERYFVPSVIAIVLLLLFAPLVLDESFSESFYRAMAVLVAASPCALAIATPSAVLSGVARAARGGVLVKGGGPLESLGSLDAIAFDKTGTLTAGEPKVTDVRPAEGVDASDLLLTAIAVESLSKHPLAKAVVRDGRSRIDESRVANATDLQSVTGRGIHANVEGEAVYIGKDELFSEVGGAPVPDAIRRVVESLESDGRTTMIVRRGDRYLGVIGLMDKPREASKRTLLRLRELGIKRMIMISGDNQRVADAVAKEVGVDESRGDLMPDDKVAEIERLRGEGGVAMVGDGVNDAPAMASASVGISMGAAGSDVALETADVALMADNLEHLPLAIGLSRATRRIIRQNIWMSLGMVAFLVPATIFGLNIGPAVALHEGSTLVVVFNALRLLAYQSER, encoded by the coding sequence ATGCCACAGAAAGCTCGACTTAAAATTGATTTCGTCCTGCCAGACGTGCCCGATTCACAGGACGCTTGCGTTGATCGCCTGAGAAGATTGCTAGATGCAAAAAAGGGAATCGACTCAAGTCATGTGGTCGAATCATCAGAGGACACCAATGGCGAGTTCTGTATCCACTACAACCCCAACGTATTGTCGCTGGCTGAAGTCCGAGACCTGTCTCAACAGATCGGACTGGAGCTGGGACAGCGATTCGGCCACTACCACACAGAACTTCAACCGATGCACGCAAGACGGGCGAGTGCCATCGAGTCGCGTCTGGCGCGAGTCAATGGCGTACTGGAAGCGGCCGTGTCAGTAGAAGGTGGCGTGCGAGTTGAATTCGATCGAACCATCGCAAACGAAAGCGTCATCCGCGAGGCGCTTGGCAACTGGTCGAGGTCGCAGCCAGCGATCGCTGGAGAACGATTCGATGAAGGCCATCAAGAGGACCACGATCACGCAGATCACGACCACGCTCACGGTGGCATCTTCGGACAGAAGACCGAGCTATTCTTTGCAATTCTCTGCGGTCTATTCTTGCTGATTGGCTGGCTGCTTAAAACATTCACTGGAGTAGATGAATGGATTCCCGTTACTACGTTCATCATTGCGTACTTCTTTGGCGGCTACTTCACGGCCAAAGAGGCAATCGAGAAGATTCGTAGCGGCAAGTTCGAGATCGATTTCCTGATGCTAATCGCAGCCGCAGGCGCCGCAGCTTTGGGGGCCTGGGCGGAAGGCGCCTTGCTGCTCTTTCTGTTCAGCATCGGTCATGCCCTGGAAGGCTACGCGATGGGTCGAGCCAAACGGGCGATCGAAGCCCTTTCGGAGCTGGCCCCACGAACAGCGCGCGTCCGTAGAAATGGACAAGAAACAGAAATCGCCGTCGAAGAGCTTCAAGTCGAAGACATTGTGATCGTGAAGCCCGATGAACGCATTCCTGCGGATGGATTCGTCATCGAAGGCGAAACGAGCGTCGATCAAGCGCCTATTACCGGCGAGAGTGTGCCCGTGGACAAGCAACCAGTGGGCGATCGTGATGACGCCGCCGCCGATCCCGAGTCGGTTGCCGCCGAGCATCGGGTGTTCGCAGGCACGATCAATCAAGCGGGAGCCATCGAAGTTCAAGTCACCAAAACGGCGGCTGAGAATACACTTGCCCGTGTGGTAACGATGGTGAGTGAAGCGGAAACACGGGTATCACCGACTCAAAAGTTCACCAAGCGGTTTGAACGCTACTTTGTGCCGTCGGTTATCGCTATCGTCCTGCTACTCTTGTTCGCGCCTCTTGTGCTGGACGAGTCATTCAGCGAATCGTTCTACCGGGCGATGGCGGTCCTCGTCGCCGCCAGTCCGTGCGCATTGGCGATCGCAACGCCAAGTGCGGTGCTGAGCGGCGTAGCGCGAGCTGCGCGAGGCGGCGTCCTGGTTAAGGGCGGCGGTCCGCTGGAAAGTCTTGGCAGCCTCGACGCGATCGCTTTCGACAAAACCGGCACGTTGACCGCGGGAGAGCCAAAAGTAACCGATGTCCGACCAGCCGAAGGCGTTGACGCAAGTGACTTGTTGCTGACAGCCATTGCTGTGGAAAGCCTCAGCAAGCACCCCTTGGCGAAAGCGGTGGTTCGTGACGGGCGATCGAGAATTGACGAGTCACGAGTTGCAAACGCCACTGACTTGCAAAGCGTCACAGGTCGTGGCATTCATGCGAATGTCGAAGGGGAGGCTGTTTACATAGGTAAAGACGAGCTGTTCAGCGAAGTCGGTGGCGCTCCAGTTCCTGACGCCATCCGTCGAGTGGTCGAATCGCTGGAGAGCGATGGCCGCACCACGATGATCGTGCGTCGCGGCGACCGTTACCTGGGCGTCATCGGGCTGATGGACAAGCCGCGCGAAGCGTCCAAACGCACGCTGCTCCGACTGCGGGAACTGGGCATCAAACGGATGATCATGATCTCGGGCGACAACCAGCGAGTCGCCGATGCCGTCGCTAAAGAGGTAGGGGTCGACGAATCCCGTGGCGACCTGATGCCCGACGACAAGGTCGCCGAGATCGAGCGCCTGCGAGGCGAAGGGGGTGTCGCAATGGTGGGAGACGGAGTCAACGACGCCCCCGCCATGGCATCCGCGTCGGTAGGCATCTCGATGGGGGCGGCCGGTAGCGACGTGGCTCTCGAAACAGCCGATGTCGCCCTGATGGCCGACAACCTCGAACACCTCCCGCTAGCAATCGGACTCAGTCGGGCCACTCGGCGAATCATCCGTCAGAATATATGGATGAGTCTCGGCATGGTCGCGTTCCTCGTGCCTGCGACGATATTCGGGCTCAACATTGGTCCTGCAGTGGCCCTCCACGAAGGCAGCACGCTAGTGGTTGTCTTTAACGCGCTGCGATTACTCGCTTACCAATCAGAACGCTGA
- a CDS encoding trypsin-like peptidase domain-containing protein produces MNYLTVNASVPLLSAMMTTVLLSHYTRAEEANSQHENSKVSHAKELSQEFRSAAELVSPSVVLVETLRGPRETPQWRLHEQRQRNQDIWQTHSSPDFPYVSGDERGSGIIIDRSGVILTCNHVVAGADVIFVTLPDGRRFEPVEVLSDSGRDVAVLRIEAGAELPAASLGNSDALQLGDWVVSVGNPYGLERSVSTGTVAATERHTPLNSTPLIQSDASSNPGSSGGALANLQGKIVGMLAGSIGVDDGFQGIGLAIPIKAAKQAADKLMQQGAPEGAYMGCDIQPISPAMARQLELPKSGGLYVMYVADNTPAANAKLQVGDLITHFDDQPIDEQSPLRQVVDEPAPGEPHRMTVFRDGHAEDVSIVMDHRPEGQHPSRHVQQAHQHEPPQEFCKRFGLCVDELHPDTTELLGYQPDTTGVLITNVKIAGVAYKDGIAAGMVVLRLNDRAIRNMDDFLRVTEELPRDKPVLMLIESPERRYLTVLGR; encoded by the coding sequence ATGAACTACTTGACGGTTAATGCTTCGGTGCCGCTGTTATCCGCTATGATGACGACTGTGCTCCTCTCCCACTATACAAGGGCGGAGGAAGCTAATAGTCAGCACGAGAATAGCAAAGTGTCCCACGCAAAAGAGCTGTCGCAAGAATTTCGCAGCGCAGCAGAGCTGGTATCGCCTAGTGTCGTTCTTGTCGAGACACTGCGAGGGCCGCGTGAAACACCCCAATGGCGACTGCATGAACAACGGCAAAGAAACCAAGATATTTGGCAAACGCACTCCTCGCCAGATTTTCCTTATGTATCAGGCGATGAACGTGGTTCTGGGATCATTATCGACCGCTCTGGTGTCATCCTAACTTGCAATCACGTGGTTGCCGGTGCAGATGTCATCTTTGTCACCCTGCCGGATGGTCGCCGATTCGAGCCTGTCGAGGTCCTTTCCGACTCTGGTCGCGATGTGGCCGTTCTGAGGATAGAAGCCGGTGCAGAACTGCCTGCCGCAAGCCTTGGGAATTCCGATGCCTTGCAATTGGGAGATTGGGTTGTCTCAGTCGGCAATCCTTACGGTCTGGAGAGGTCGGTTAGTACGGGCACAGTAGCGGCAACCGAACGCCACACCCCTCTCAACTCCACGCCGTTGATTCAAAGCGACGCCTCTTCCAATCCAGGCAGCTCGGGTGGGGCACTTGCGAACTTGCAGGGGAAGATTGTGGGAATGCTCGCAGGCAGCATCGGCGTCGATGACGGGTTCCAAGGCATTGGACTAGCGATCCCAATTAAGGCGGCTAAACAAGCTGCGGATAAGCTGATGCAACAGGGTGCCCCAGAAGGCGCCTACATGGGCTGCGACATACAGCCTATCTCCCCCGCGATGGCCCGTCAGTTAGAGCTGCCCAAATCGGGTGGCCTCTACGTAATGTACGTGGCGGACAACACGCCAGCCGCGAATGCAAAGTTGCAGGTGGGCGACCTGATTACGCATTTCGACGACCAGCCGATCGACGAGCAATCTCCGTTGCGACAGGTCGTTGACGAACCTGCACCAGGCGAACCGCATCGGATGACCGTTTTTCGCGATGGACACGCAGAAGACGTAAGCATCGTTATGGACCATCGGCCTGAAGGTCAACATCCCTCGAGACATGTTCAGCAGGCTCACCAACATGAACCGCCGCAGGAATTTTGCAAAAGGTTCGGGCTGTGTGTCGATGAGCTGCATCCTGACACCACAGAGCTGCTGGGCTATCAACCGGATACAACGGGAGTGCTCATCACGAATGTGAAGATCGCAGGAGTAGCCTATAAGGACGGGATCGCTGCTGGGATGGTTGTTCTGCGACTCAATGACCGCGCGATCCGCAACATGGACGATTTTCTGCGAGTGACGGAGGAACTACCTAGAGACAAACCCGTTTTGATGCTTATCGAGTCACCCGAGAGACGCTACCTAACGGTGCTTGGTAGATGA
- a CDS encoding efflux RND transporter permease subunit, with the protein MLNTIIRFSLHNRVLVAALAVFLVGYGAWQASRLTIDVFPNLNRPRVVVMAEAPGMAPEEVETLVTFPIETVLNGATGVQAVRTSSGIGLSVIYVEFDWGTDIYNDRQIVAERLALANDRLPPNVKPQLMPISSIMGQIMIIGMTAEEDTTQLELRTLADWVVRQRLLTIEGVSQVIVMGGDRKQFQVLVDPDLMLRYGVTLHEVKQALEESNQNTAGGYLDEQGPNEFLVRSLGRVKTVEQIRGIVLKQRDNQSVTLSQVANVVEGPQVKRGDSAAFQRDDEGQINGGPAVVLTVLKQPQADTRVVTDKVTKALEEMAPSLPGDVRIMPELYQQKEFIDLAIENVFEALRDGGVLVVIILFIFLMNLRTTLITLTAIPLSIAITAIVFAAFGLSVNTMTLGGLAVAIGELVDDAIVDVENIFRRLRENRHSESPKNPLLVVFQASVEIRNSIVYGTLIVVLVFVPLFALTGMEGQLFRPMGVSYIVSLVSSLLVSLTVTPVLSYWLLRHQGGSGEEKDGLVLRVLKAVADGVIRISLRLSWMVLMLALAAAAVAGWAMFRLESDFLPPFNEGAVQINVLLPPGTSLATSNQVAKKVEARLVEFEDLKTFVRKTGRAELDEHAEGVNVTEVIATVSPDSERSREEVIEKVSDALADIPGIVVSVEQPLAHLISHMLSGVKAQVAIKLYGDDLDELRRQAEGIRGAISGIEGIRDLQVEQQVIIPQLRIEADGDKLRMFGLRRADVNEFVETAMQGEVVSEVLDGQRTFDLMVRLGEDSREDVEALRRLRIELPQGGTVKLEDVARIYKAAGPNTINREQVRRRIVVQCNVSGRGLVDVVGDIQQKLQPVVAELPTGYFVEYGGQFQSQKSASRMIAILFGISLVAMFLVLYKLFRSANLALQVMVALPMAFIGSVASLYLTGQTLTIASMVGFISLCGIASRNGILLINHYLHLVKYEGESWSRDMVVRAGKDRLAPVLMTALTSGIGLIPLALSAGEPGKEILYPVATVIIGGLVTSTLLEFLVRPALFWSLGIGAAQRVVQVGQQQVELVAEEEES; encoded by the coding sequence GTGCTCAACACAATCATCCGATTCTCGCTCCACAACCGGGTGCTCGTCGCCGCGCTGGCGGTGTTCCTGGTCGGCTACGGTGCCTGGCAGGCGTCGCGGTTGACAATTGACGTGTTTCCCAACCTCAACCGTCCGAGGGTTGTCGTCATGGCCGAGGCGCCGGGCATGGCGCCTGAGGAAGTCGAAACGCTCGTCACGTTTCCGATTGAAACTGTGCTTAACGGGGCGACAGGCGTACAGGCGGTACGCACGTCGTCGGGAATTGGCTTGTCTGTCATCTATGTCGAATTCGACTGGGGCACCGACATCTACAACGACCGGCAGATCGTCGCCGAGCGATTGGCGTTAGCCAATGACAGGCTTCCCCCCAATGTGAAGCCTCAATTGATGCCCATTTCGTCGATCATGGGCCAGATCATGATCATCGGGATGACGGCCGAAGAGGACACAACTCAGCTTGAACTTCGTACGCTGGCCGACTGGGTCGTCAGGCAACGGCTCCTCACGATTGAGGGTGTCTCCCAGGTCATTGTGATGGGGGGCGATCGGAAGCAGTTTCAAGTTCTGGTCGATCCCGACCTCATGCTGAGATACGGCGTAACGCTGCATGAGGTGAAGCAAGCGCTCGAAGAGAGCAATCAAAACACTGCTGGCGGATACCTGGACGAGCAAGGCCCCAACGAGTTTCTCGTCCGCTCGCTCGGGCGTGTCAAAACGGTCGAGCAAATCAGGGGCATCGTCCTCAAGCAGCGTGACAACCAATCGGTCACGCTATCGCAAGTCGCCAATGTGGTCGAAGGGCCGCAGGTCAAGCGGGGAGACAGCGCGGCCTTCCAGCGCGACGACGAGGGGCAGATCAACGGCGGACCGGCCGTCGTCTTGACTGTCCTTAAGCAGCCCCAAGCCGACACTCGAGTCGTCACCGACAAGGTGACCAAGGCCCTAGAAGAAATGGCCCCTTCTCTGCCAGGCGATGTCCGCATCATGCCGGAGCTGTACCAGCAAAAGGAATTCATCGATCTGGCAATCGAGAACGTCTTTGAAGCACTCCGCGATGGCGGTGTGCTGGTCGTGATCATTCTCTTCATCTTCCTAATGAACCTGCGAACAACGCTTATCACGCTCACGGCGATTCCGCTTTCCATCGCCATCACGGCGATAGTATTTGCGGCGTTCGGACTGTCGGTCAACACAATGACTCTCGGCGGTTTGGCCGTCGCGATCGGGGAACTTGTCGATGACGCGATTGTTGACGTCGAGAACATCTTCCGCCGGCTACGGGAGAACCGGCATTCCGAGTCGCCGAAGAACCCGCTGTTGGTGGTGTTTCAGGCGAGCGTTGAGATCCGCAACTCCATCGTCTACGGCACACTCATCGTCGTGCTTGTGTTCGTGCCTTTGTTTGCTCTGACCGGCATGGAAGGCCAGTTGTTTCGGCCGATGGGCGTCTCGTACATCGTCTCACTCGTCTCGTCGCTGCTGGTATCCCTGACGGTCACGCCCGTCCTGAGCTACTGGCTGCTCCGCCATCAAGGCGGTTCCGGAGAAGAGAAAGATGGGCTCGTGCTGCGGGTTCTGAAAGCCGTTGCTGATGGCGTTATCCGAATCAGTCTTCGGCTGTCGTGGATGGTGCTGATGTTAGCGCTGGCGGCTGCTGCCGTCGCCGGTTGGGCCATGTTCCGACTAGAAAGCGACTTTTTGCCGCCGTTCAATGAAGGAGCGGTGCAAATCAATGTGCTCTTGCCCCCCGGAACTTCTCTCGCGACTTCCAACCAGGTCGCAAAGAAGGTCGAAGCGAGACTTGTCGAGTTTGAGGACCTCAAGACGTTTGTACGCAAGACGGGACGGGCGGAACTCGACGAGCACGCCGAAGGGGTGAACGTCACGGAAGTCATTGCGACGGTCAGCCCCGACTCCGAGCGGTCGCGAGAGGAGGTTATCGAGAAAGTGAGCGATGCCCTCGCAGACATCCCCGGCATCGTGGTATCTGTGGAGCAGCCTCTTGCCCACCTGATTTCTCACATGCTGTCAGGCGTCAAAGCGCAAGTCGCCATCAAGCTTTACGGCGACGATTTGGATGAACTGCGTCGTCAAGCAGAAGGCATACGGGGTGCGATCTCCGGTATCGAAGGCATCCGCGACCTCCAGGTTGAGCAGCAGGTCATCATTCCACAGCTACGCATTGAGGCGGACGGCGACAAGCTGCGAATGTTTGGACTGCGACGCGCTGACGTAAACGAGTTTGTAGAAACCGCGATGCAGGGAGAAGTCGTCTCTGAAGTGCTCGATGGTCAACGCACTTTCGACTTGATGGTTCGGCTGGGGGAGGATTCTCGGGAGGATGTCGAAGCGCTGCGGCGACTGCGAATCGAATTGCCGCAGGGCGGCACGGTCAAGCTCGAAGACGTGGCTCGAATCTACAAGGCCGCTGGTCCTAACACGATCAACCGTGAGCAAGTGCGACGACGGATCGTCGTCCAGTGCAACGTTTCAGGTCGTGGCCTAGTCGATGTGGTCGGCGACATCCAGCAAAAGCTTCAGCCCGTCGTCGCGGAGTTGCCCACTGGGTACTTTGTCGAGTACGGCGGACAGTTTCAGAGCCAGAAGTCGGCGTCCCGGATGATCGCGATCTTGTTCGGCATCTCGCTCGTGGCCATGTTTTTGGTGCTCTACAAGCTCTTCCGGTCAGCCAATCTGGCCCTGCAAGTCATGGTGGCGTTGCCTATGGCGTTCATTGGCAGCGTGGCGTCGCTGTACCTCACCGGCCAGACGCTCACCATTGCCAGCATGGTGGGGTTCATTTCGTTGTGCGGTATCGCGTCCCGCAACGGCATCTTGCTGATCAACCACTACCTGCACCTAGTCAAGTACGAAGGAGAGTCGTGGTCGCGGGACATGGTAGTTCGCGCTGGCAAAGACCGACTGGCCCCAGTGCTAATGACGGCATTGACCTCGGGCATTGGTCTGATACCGCTCGCTCTGTCAGCGGGCGAGCCTGGCAAGGAAATCCTCTATCCGGTGGCGACCGTCATCATCGGCGGTTTGGTCACCAGCACGCTGCTAGAGTTCCTGGTGCGTCCCGCGCTGTTCTGGTCTCTGGGAATCGGGGCCGCACAGCGAGTCGTCCAAGTCGGCCAGCAGCAAGTCGAGCTAGTAGCTGAAGAAGAGGAAAGCTGA
- a CDS encoding efflux RND transporter periplasmic adaptor subunit, with translation MSTHPKKKLWLLAAFAAAALIAGGAFVMRDTWLPLLQAATRVDGAPTSSPAEDSHDDHAHDHPGHSEASSITLSERGLKNIDFEPFAIAPSDYARRLNVPAAVVEVPGRSQVHITTPLTGVVEKVFITQGEAVEAEQPLFEMRLTHEELVAAQREFLETLSQLGVVERELARLNALETGVVAGKRILEQQYEQDRIKVALDASRQAMLLHGLTEDQVEEVRRSGKMFREITVRAPEHAETEEACEAPHLFTVQSLGIALGEHVEIGRELALLSDHCELLIEALAFEDDAASIRRAAEAGLPVEAKQLGQSSPGGQPTGLEILYVAGQIDPESRAFKVYVRLPNRIALEKSGPRGKKFLEWAFKPGQRMELSIPVETWERQIVVPTTAVVDEGAEAYVYRQNGDHFDRVPVHIRYRDQNAVVIANDGAVFKGDIIAGDGAYQMHLALKNKSGGAIDPHAGHNH, from the coding sequence ATGTCAACACATCCTAAGAAGAAGTTATGGCTTCTAGCCGCATTTGCGGCCGCTGCCTTGATTGCAGGCGGGGCCTTCGTCATGAGAGACACGTGGCTGCCCCTGCTGCAAGCGGCGACTCGGGTGGACGGTGCCCCGACAAGCTCGCCAGCAGAAGACTCCCACGACGATCACGCTCACGACCATCCTGGACACAGTGAAGCGTCGTCGATCACGCTGAGCGAACGTGGGCTCAAGAATATCGATTTTGAGCCATTCGCGATCGCCCCTAGTGACTATGCACGTCGACTCAATGTGCCCGCCGCCGTGGTTGAAGTTCCGGGACGCTCACAGGTCCACATTACCACGCCGCTCACAGGAGTCGTCGAAAAGGTCTTTATTACTCAGGGAGAGGCCGTCGAAGCCGAACAGCCCTTGTTCGAGATGCGGCTCACGCACGAAGAACTTGTCGCGGCCCAGCGTGAGTTTCTAGAAACCCTATCGCAATTGGGAGTGGTTGAGCGTGAGCTTGCGCGTCTGAACGCGCTAGAAACAGGCGTAGTGGCGGGTAAGCGAATTCTTGAGCAACAGTACGAGCAAGACCGGATCAAAGTTGCACTAGATGCCTCCAGGCAAGCCATGCTTCTTCATGGCCTCACCGAAGATCAGGTCGAAGAGGTTCGCCGGTCCGGCAAGATGTTCCGTGAAATCACGGTACGCGCGCCCGAGCATGCTGAGACAGAAGAGGCGTGCGAAGCGCCACATCTTTTCACAGTGCAGAGCCTAGGGATTGCACTTGGAGAACACGTTGAGATCGGACGCGAACTGGCGCTGCTTAGCGACCACTGCGAACTATTGATCGAAGCTTTGGCATTCGAGGATGACGCAGCTTCCATCCGACGCGCCGCTGAGGCGGGCCTTCCCGTTGAGGCGAAGCAGCTCGGCCAGTCGTCGCCGGGCGGACAACCAACAGGGTTGGAGATTCTTTACGTCGCTGGCCAGATCGACCCGGAGTCCCGCGCTTTCAAAGTCTATGTCCGCTTGCCGAACCGCATTGCACTGGAGAAATCCGGTCCGCGTGGCAAGAAGTTCCTCGAATGGGCTTTTAAGCCGGGGCAGAGGATGGAACTCAGCATCCCTGTCGAGACCTGGGAACGCCAGATCGTCGTGCCGACCACGGCTGTCGTCGATGAGGGCGCTGAAGCCTACGTCTACCGGCAGAACGGCGATCATTTTGATCGAGTGCCGGTCCACATCCGTTACCGGGATCAGAACGCTGTGGTAATCGCCAACGACGGAGCCGTCTTCAAGGGCGACATCATCGCGGGCGACGGCGCGTACCAGATGCATCTCGCGCTAAAGAACAAATCGGGCGGCGCCATCGACCCCCACGCCGGCCACAATCATTGA